From the genome of Monomorium pharaonis isolate MP-MQ-018 chromosome 2, ASM1337386v2, whole genome shotgun sequence, one region includes:
- the LOC105835064 gene encoding zinc finger MIZ domain-containing protein 1 yields the protein MVAAASATATATASVVAMQDRQDIPSQFNQMQSQHGIPHQTYNAGYGQRGPMAGMGPVGMNNFNGMGTMSPMHTMNSMNSMNSMNGMNSMNPMTMGGMNGMNGMSGMNAMSGMTPMNSMSNMGNVAMNNMMGPNNMQMNKMQAQPHQGYPRRLAPYPNPAMHMAQKRQQVPYAAQNPAAMQQGFNGMTAAPNYPNTYPTGARPNFQQQYQSMQSMNPTAAGFGPTAMIRGTNMRQTTPAYNNPSQTAAANQYGYGSNGVPGVCMVPPTSVGNQFVGHQPNTGYGGGNASYGASAVATSQYQQDVVSMRSTNGGNMNYQHSPIPGNPTPPLTPATSMPPYISPNPDIKPNFNEMKSPVNIQNDELRLTFPVRDGIILPPFRLEHNLAVSNHVFQLKSTVHQTLVWRSDLELQLKCFHHEDRQMNTNWPASVQVSVNATPLVIDRGDNKASHKPLYLKDVCQAGRNTIQITVSACCCSHLFVLQLVHRPSVRSVLHGLLRKRLLTAEHCIAKIKRNFSNTMSNNSIQSEKDVVEQTAQKVLLKCPITHKRITLPARGHECKHIQCFDLESYLQMNCERGNWRCPVCSKSAQLEGLEVDQYMWGILTTCADVDEVTIDSLANWKPAKNLTGIKSEEENDCKRTTKAMSPGSMNMPTMNNWDMNQAMSPYIPPDMNSIVSGSMMNNTSSTYPNNSINHRNTSGGTYEINSGTNTIGNNDYVSGTGPLSHLNESVNSLDPLNAMEKSLNDQMPHTPHTPHTPQSTPHTPAGGASGPPSVPPASQESTGNHNTSGNTTINNDTAADIPSDLNFDPAAVIDGEGTGQEALNLLPDNVDAMELLSYLDPPDLNTPPSSGASSGNPSSNDDILALFE from the exons ATGGTAGCAGCTGCCTCCGCTACGGCCACCGCCACTGCCAGCGTGGTGGCCATGCAGGACCGCCAGGACATCCCCTCGCAATTCAATCAG ATGCAGAGCCAACATGGAATACCCCACCAAACGTACAACGCGGGGTACGGCCAAAGAGGACCAATGGCAGGAATGGGGCCAGTCGGGATGAACAATTTTAACGGCATGGGTACGATGAGCCCGATGCACACTATGAATTCCATGAATTCGATGAACAGTATGAATGGCATGAACTCCATGAATCCTATGACAATGGGAGGAATGAACGGTATGAACGGTATGAGCGGTATGAATGCTATGAGCGGAATGACACCCATGAACTCCATGAGCAACATGGGTAATGTCGCCATGAACAACATGATGGGACCCAACAACATGCAAATGAACAAGATGCAG GCTCAGCCGCATCAAGGCTACCCGCGGAGATTAGCGCCTTATCCGAACCCAGCCATGCATATGGCGCAAAAGCGACAGCAAGTTCCGTACGCTGCTCAGAATCCAGCGGCTATGCAGCAGGGTTTCAACGGTATGACGGCGGCGCCGAATTACCCGAATACCTATCCCACCGGGGCGAGACCGAATTTTCAGCAACAATATCAGTCTATGCAAAGCATGAATCCCACGGCGGCCGGTTTTGGGCCCACTGCGATGATACGAGGGACGAATATGAGGCAAACGACACCGGCATACAATAACCCGTCTCAGACGGCCGCCGCGAATCAATATGGCTACGGTAGTAACGGCGTTCCTGGTGTCTGCATGGTTCCACCTACTTCGGTTGGCAACCAGTTCGTCGGTCATCAGCCAAACACGGGATACGGTGGCGGTAATGCGTCATACGGCGCGTCCGCTGTGGCAACCAGTCAATACCAACAGGACGTGGTATCGATGAGATCGACGAACGGAGGCAACATGAATTATCAGCACAGTCCTATCCCCGGCAATCCGACGCCTCCGTTGACACCCGCCACTAGCATGCCGCCTTACATCAGTCCAAATCCGGACATCAAGCCTAATTTCAACGAGATGAAATCGCCCGTCAACATTCAGA ATGATGAATTGAGACTAACATTCCCCGTAAGAGACGGTATAATTCTTCCACCTTTCCGCCTAGAGCACAATTTGGCTGTTAGCAATCATGTGTTCCAACTGAAGTCCACGGTACATCAAACGTTAGTGTGGCGATCAGATCTGGAGCTGCAGCTTAAATGTTTCCATCACGAGGATAGACAGATGAACACGAACTGGCCGGCGAGTGTGCAAGTTTCCGTTAATGCGACTCCCCTCGTGATCGATCGCGGGGACAACAAAGCTTCCCACAAACCTCTCTACTTGAAGGACGTATGTCAAGCAGGAAGGAACACAATACAGATTACCGTATCCGCATGTTGTTGT TCACATCTATTCGTACTTCAATTGGTTCACCGACCCAGTGTGCGAAGTGTACTTCATGGATTACTACGTAAAAGGCTGTTGACGGCAGAACACTGTATAGCAAAAATCAAAAGAAATTTCAGTAATACGATGTCAAACAATAGCATACAATCGGAGAAAGATGTAGTAGAACAAACAGCACAAAAG GTACTCTTAAAATGTCCTATCACCCACAAACGCATTACACTGCCAGCCAGAGGACACGAATGCAAGCATATACAATGTTTCGATTTGGAATCGTATTTGCAAATGAATTGTGAACGAGGAAACTGGAGGTGTCCAGTATGCTc GAAATCTGCACAGTTGGAAGGCTTAGAGGTCGATCAATATATGTGGGGCATTTTGACTACATGTGCGGATGTTGACGAAGTGACGATAGACTCGCTCGCTAATTGGAAACCTGCGAAGAACTTAACTGGTATTAAATCCGAAGAAGAAAATGATTGTAAAAGAACGACCAAGGCCATGTCGCCAGGCAGTATGAATATGCCAACTATGAACAATTGGGATATGAATCAAGCTATGAGTCCTTACATACCGCCCGATATGAACAGTATTGTAAGTGGCTCGATGATGAATAACACATCTTCCACGTATCCGAATAACAGCATAAACCACCGAAACACATCTGGTGGAACGTACGAAATAAACTCTGGGACGAATACTATTGGCAATAATGATTATGTCAGTGGAACGGGTCCGCTCTCGCATTTAAACGAGTCTGTTAATTCTTTAGATCCTCTCAATGCTATGGAGAAATCACTCAATGACCAG ATGCCTCATACCCCTCATACGCCACACACTCCGCAATCTACCCCTCACACGCCAGCTGGTGGTGCTAGTGGACCACCGAGTGTTCCGCCCGCGTCGCAAGAATCCACGGGAAACCATAACACCTCCGGCAATACAACTATAAATAACGACACCGCAGCCGACATACCATCAGACTTAAATTTTGATCCCGCTGCAGTTATAGACGGGGAAGGTACCGGCCAAGAGGCGTTAAAT CTCTTGCCAGACAATGTGGATGCAATGGAACTACTTTCGTATCTCGATCCACCCGACCTAAACACTCCTCCTAGTAGCGGAGCTAGCAGTGGTAATCCTTCCTCTAACGACGATATATTGGCACTCTTtgaataa